A section of the Glandiceps talaboti chromosome 8, keGlaTala1.1, whole genome shotgun sequence genome encodes:
- the LOC144438880 gene encoding PDZ domain-containing protein 11-like has protein sequence MGSVRNGKVGDRMVKVILPPYEHPPEWMPPNKRRGHPEYDTDIRLFLPRIVRFKRNKYNDQLGFNIRGGKEHRCGIYVSKVYQDSNAERVGIQVGDKLLSVNGMDFEDLRHDDAVRILKSSNEIEMAIRYFPYGFEKTFERSPISPGTSNNGGFMYG, from the exons ATGGGAAGTGTCCGGAATGGAAAAGTTGGAGATAGAATGGTCAAAGTCATACTTCCACCTTATGAACATCCTCCAGAATGGATGCCACCAAATAAG AGGAGAGGTCATCCAGAATATGACACAGATATCAGGTTATTTCTACCAAGGATTGTCAGATTTAAGAGAAACAAATACAATGATCAG TTGGGTTTCAATATCCGGGGTGGCAAAGAACACAGATGTGGGATTTATGTTTCAAAG GTCTACCAAGATTCTAATGCTGAGAGAGTAGGCATTCAAGTTGGTGACAAACTTCTCAGCGTCAATGGAATGGATTTTGAAGATCTCCGACATGATGAT GCTGTTAGAATACTGAAGTCTtccaatgaaattgaaatgGCAATCAGATACTTTCCATatg GTTTTGAGAAAACTTTTGAAAGATCACCTATTAGTCCTGGTACTTCTAATAATGGTGGTTTTATGTATGGATAA
- the LOC144438479 gene encoding small ribosomal subunit protein eS1-like, with amino-acid sequence MAVGKNKRLTKGGKKGAKKKIVDPFSKKDWYDVKAPSMFNIRNIGKTLVTRSQGTRIASDGLKGRVFEVSLADLQNDEVAFRKFRLMVEEVQGKNCLTNFHGMNLTRDKLCSMVKKWQTLIEANVDVKTSDGYLLRLFCIGFTKKRQNQIKKTTYAYHTQVRAIRKKMTEIMIRECQSVELKEIVNKLIPDSIGKDIEKACQGIFPLHDVHVRKVKVLKKPKLDIGKLLDLHGDGGTTTTKTTTDESGEKVARPDNYEPPVLESV; translated from the exons ATGGCAGTAGGCAAAAATAAAAGGCTTACAAAAGGTGGCAAAAAAGGTGCCAAGAAGAAGAT TGTTGATCCTTTCTCCAAGAAAGACTGGTATGATGTCAAGGCACCGTCCATGTTCAACATCCGTAACATCGGAAAGACATTGGTAACAAGATCACAGGGAACAA GGATTGcatctgatggtctgaaaggacGTGTATTTGAGGTATCATTGGCAGATCTTCAGAATGATGAAGTTGCCTTCAGAAAATTCCGATTGATGGTTGAAGAGGTTCAAGGAAAGAACTGTTTGACAAATTTCCATGGCATGAATCTCACAAGAGATAAATTGTGTTCTATGGTCAAAAAATGGCAG ACTCTTATTGAAGCCAACGTTGACGTAAAAACCTCTGATGGATACCTGCTTAGGTTGTTCTGTATTGGGTTCACCAAGAAGAGGCAGAATCAGATCAAGAAGACAACGTACGCATATCACACACAGGTCAGAGCCATCAGGAAGAAAATGACAGAAATTATGATACGAGAATGCCAGAGTGTGGAACTTAAAgaaattgtcaacaaatt GATCCCTGACAGTATAGGCAAGGATATTGAAAAGGCCTGCCAAGGAATATTTCCACTACACGATGTCCATGTTCGTAAAGTTAAAGTGTTGAAGAAACCAAAGTTAGACA TTGGAAAGTTACTGGATCTCCATGGTGACGGTGGCACCACCACCACAAAAACAACTACAGATGAATCAGGAGAAAAGGTTGCCAGACCAGATAATTATGAACCACCAGTGCTGGAGTCTGTGTAA
- the LOC144438453 gene encoding sister chromatid cohesion protein PDS5 homolog A-like isoform X1, giving the protein MTRIQGHNVMYPPGVKEISPELSKDELIKRLKTLARFFQDMDQEEEKDQFDTLALYLAEDFFLTHASKDVRLLVACCLADIFRVFAPEAPYKTAEELKNIFQFLTKQLRGLDNTEGPFWKRYFYLLENLAMVKSYNICMELEDSNEIFTELFRTFFAIINDKHSPKVKNFMLDVMCPLIMENDSVAQDLLDSILMNLIDPYKRDNPQAYTLCKELIKRTATALEPFLQGFFNNMLILGRTSESEVSGHLYELIYELNMISNNVLLSVLPQLELKLKTNDETERLSVTRLLGRMFSDRESDLAVQNKPLWNCFLGRFNDVSVPIRVECTKYAQFFILHHHSLLPDIKERLKERLHDVDENVRHEAVSAIVAAAKTDITAVNDELLQSIKERTLDKRWKIRKEATLGLAHIYKKAMNNPDLAYSDVLRITWIRDKILHLYYQQGLEDRLLVERIFTMTLVPYNLETHDRMLKLYQLYAAIDEHSVKAVKEMLKHQHSVRTLVRELVFLIKEGNDDDDTLKIIGSKVIAIARCLPESSKAQDHMKKLSEILHGDSNIRNHLDTLVSPGCSCKKADQAVKQIMMKIGNPKQATPFYECVKTLLERIAPLMIDVPAVAALCKLVHDQIEGVGEDFDDVFSKDTVPYRGIKLLMALSGTYPGAFRSEGAYGHLISLLRKEDNFVTGLSLQIFTNAGKGIEDSHPQIASCLLPVLQSKAKTGTPREAKYAIQCVDAIISNKKRTIFDQIFEGLRKGLRPDARNIETALTSIGYLALLSSTQFMLPMKSLVAKFIVKEILMQDKGSPGRSKQLWCADEDVPQETCVKVKAMKFLVRWLLGLKSNEQGSGTSTIRLLTTMIRNEGDLMEKSKVSPAEKSRLRLAAGCALLKLAMEPCYADIITLDQFYVLALLINDECYQVRQRFAAKLQKGLLTLRLPLQYLSIFGLCAKDPIKDRKSFARKCLVKNISLRRDYLRQHSGASSRIMSILPEHVIPYVIHLLAHDPDLQSHKDVSALNDIKECLWFSLEPLMTKNDSYNFAKKVVETIKQSKDAMSPNDKEANKKLYAVCDMAYGLIMTKAGSFQINDHPTEPKLPSKLYTKMTKGHRNTTIYLPKALQFKVHQQMKKGETEKTEESPQKGKKKAGKDTPTPQEKKTAGKEEKEEQAEKKKDENKKKSTAASTSNIQPTKKGIKVKKDEKSQVLTPHKQERTLRSPSKEQNATRTSKRLRSPSKDDTVESKKLKLQNSAESTSKNVKLKTPQKETKNKLKDKDAKPSKINTSTPSKLDKKRKAEHSADNKAVESPAKKPKTSPRKTTSRLSGKNNQQNKEDVAPSPSSTPRSPASSPRKQSPRKPTSTKTQSPKKNVRNVRRTASITVNGHSQSDDEESSPAEEEPAPRRTRRNVALEKAIETVGKKKTSSKQDSGPPTTRRQTRKKRV; this is encoded by the exons ATGACTCGTATTCAGGGTCACAATGTGATGTATCCACCAGGTGTTAAGGAGATCTCACCAGAGTTATCTAAAGATGAACTCATCAAAAGACTCAAG ACTCTTGCCAGGTTTTTCCAGGATATGGACCAGGAAGAAGAAAAAGATCAGTTTGACACGTTGGCGTTATACTTAGCAGAAGACTTCTTTTTGACTCATGCTAGTAAAGATGTACGTCTATTAGTGGCCTGCTGTCTGGCTGACATATTCAGGGTCTTTGCTCCAGAGGCACCTTATAAAACAGCTGAAGAACTGAAG AATATTTTCCAGTTCTTAACCAAGCAACTGAGAGGGCTGGACAACACGGAAGGGCCTTTTTGGAAACGCTATTTTTACTTGCTAGAGAACTTGGCTATGGTGAAGTCATACAACATATGCATGGAATTAGAAGATTCTAATGAGATCTTCACAGAGCTGTTTAGGACCTTCTTTGCCATCATAAA TGATAAACACAGCCCAAAAGTCAAGAATTTCATGCTAGATGTGATGTGTCCATTGATCATGGAGAATGATTCAGTGGCCCAGGACTTACTAGATTCTATCTTGATGAACTTAATAGACCCTTACAAG AGAGACAATCCTCAAGCCTATACTTTGTGCAAAGAACTGATCAAAAGAACTGCTACTGCACTGGAACCCTTCCTACAAGGA tttttcAACAACATGTTAATTCTTGGAAGGACTTCAGAGAGTGAGGTGTCAGGTCATCTCTATGAACTCATCTATGAACTCAACATGATATCCAACAATGTGTTGTTGTCTGTATTACCACAACTTGAACTCAAACTCAAG ACAAATGATGAGACTGAACGTTTATCTGTGACTCGGTTATTGGGAAGGATGTTTTCTGACAGAGAGTCTGACCTGGCTGTGCAGAATAAACCATTGTGGAATTGCTTCCTTGGCAG GTTTAATGATGTCAGCGTACCAATCCGAGTTGAATGTACCAAGTATGCCcagtttttcattttacatcaTCATTCATTACTCCCTGATATCAAAG aacGTCTAAAGGAACGTCTGCATGATGTGGATGAGAATGTTCGTCATGAAGCAGTCAGTGCTATCGTGGCAGCTGCCAAGACTGATATCACTGCAGTCAATGATGAACTTTTGCAGTCTATCAAAGAACGAACCCTGGACAAACGA TGGAAGATTCGCAAAGAAGCAACTCTTGGTTTGGCACATATTTACAAGAAAGCAATGAACAATCCAGACTTAGCTTACTCTGATGTGTTGAGAATAACATGGATCAGAGACAAGATACTTCACTTGTATTATCAGCAGGGACTGGAAGACAG GTTGTTGGTGGAAAGAATTTTTACGATGACACTGGTGCCATACAATCTGGAAACACACGATAGGATGTTGAAACTGTACCAGCTGTATGCAGCTATAGATGAACACTCTGTCAA GGCTGTGAAGGAAATGTTGAAACACCAACATAGTGTGAGGACTTTAGTACGAGAGCTAGTCTTTCTCATTAAGGAGGGCAACGATGATGACGATACCTTGAAAATAATCGGTTCAAAGGTCATTGCAATTGCAA GATGCCTTCCAGAGTCTTCAAAAGCCCAAGATCATATGAAGAAACTGAGTGAAATTTTGCATGGTGACAGTAACATTCGTAACCATCTGGACACTCTAGTGAGTCCTGGCTGCTCATGTAAAAAAGCGGACCAAGCTGTG AAACAAATCATGATGAAGATTGGTAACCCCAAGCAGGCCACGCCATTTTATGAATGTGTGAAGACTTTGTTGGAACGCATAGCTCCATTGATGATAGATGTACCAGCTGTAGCTGCTCTTTGTAAACTAGTCCATGATCAGATTGAAGGGGTAGGAGAAGATTTTGATGATGTGTTCAGCAAAGATACAGTACCTTACAGAGGAATTAAACTATTGATG GCACTGTCAGGTACGTACCCAGGTGCATTTAGATCGGAAGGAGCCTATGGTCATCTCATCAGTTTACTGAGGAAAGAAGACAATTTTGTGACTGGGCTGTCACTACAGATTTTTACAAATGCTGGTAAAGGTATTGAAGATTCACATCCACAGATTGCATC GTGTCTACTGCCAGTTCTGCAGAGTAAAGCCAAGACAGGCACTCCTAGAGAAGCCAAGTATGCAATTCAGTGTGTAGATGCcattatatcaaacaaaaagAGAACCATATTTGACCAGATATTTGAA GGTCTGCGAAAAGGATTAAGGCCAGATGCTAGAAATATAGAGACAGCGTTGACATCAATAGGATACCTTGCCTTGCTTAGTAGTACCCAATTCATGCTGCCCATGAAGAGTTTAGTTGCCAAGTTTATTGTTAAAGAAATCCTTATGCAAGATAAAGGCTCACCAGGCAGAAGTAAACAACTATGGTGTGCAGATGAAGATGTCCCACAAGAAACCTGTGTTAAA GTGAAAGCAATGAAATTCCTTGTTAGATGGTTACTTGGTTTGAAGAGCAATGAACAAGGTTCTGGTACATCAACAATTCGATTACTAACAACAATGATAAGAAATGAAGGTGATCTCATGGAGAAAAGTAAAGTCAG TCCTGCTGAGAAGTCTAGACTAAGACTTGCTGCTGGCTGTGCACTGTTAAAACTAGCTATGGAACCTTGCTATGCAGACATCATTACTTTGGATCAGTTCTATGTATTGGCATTGCTCATTAAT GATGAGTGTTACCAAGTGCGACAGAGATTTGCTGCTAAACTTCAGAAGGGTCTCCTCACTCTCAGGCTACCACTTCAGTACCTCAGTATCTTTGGATTGTGTGCAAAGGATCCCATCAAAGATAGGAAATCATTTGCTAGGAAATGTCTTGTCAAGAACATCAGCCTTAGACGAGATTATCTAAGACAACATTCTGGAGCTAGTA GTCGTATTATGTCCATTCTGCCAGAACATGTCATACCGTATGTAATTCATCTACTTGCCCATGATCCAGATCTCCAATCTCATAAAGATGTTAGTGCACTCAATGATATCAAAGA GTGTCTGTGGTTTAGTCTGGAACCATTGATGACAAAGAATGACAGCTATAACTTTGCTAAGAAGGTGGTTGAAACTATCAAACAAAGTAAAGATGCCATGTCTCCCAATGATAAAGAAGCAAATAAG AAACTGTATGCAGTGTGTGACATGGCCTATGGTCTTATTATGACCAAAGCTGGCTCTTTCCAAATCAATGACCATCCCACAGAACCAAAGTTGCCATCTAAACTGTACACTAAGATGACCAAAGGACATAGGAATACGACTATCTACCTACCTAAAGCATTACAGTTTAAAGTCCATCAACAGATGAAG AAAGGTGAAACAGAAAAAACTGAAGAATCACCACAGAAAGGAAAGAAGAAAGCAGGCAAAGATACACCCACACCACAAGAAAA GAAAACAGCAGGCAAAGAGGAGAAAGAGGAACAAGCGGAGAAGAAGAAAGatgaaaataagaaaaagaGTACTGCTGCAAGTACTTCAAATATACAACCAACAAAAAAGGGTATCAAAGtgaaaaaagatgaaaaaagcCAAGTTTTAACACCACATAAACAAGAAAGAACTTTAAGATCTCCAAGCAAGGAACAAAATGCTACACGTACTAGTAAAAGACTAAGATCACCCAGTAAAGATGACACGGTGGAAAGTAAAAAACTGAAATTACAAAACTCTGCAGAGAGCACAAGTAAGAATGTAAAACTTAAAACACCACAGAAAGAAACCAAGAATAAACTCAAAGATAAGGATGCCAAACCATCTAAAATAAACACCTCAACTCCATCAAAATTAGACAAAAAAAGGAAAGCAGAGCATTCAGCGGATAACAAAGCTGTGGAAAGTCCTGCCAAGAAGCCCAAAACCAGCCCAAGGAAAACAACCAG TAGACTTTCAGGTAAAAACAATCAACAGAACAAAGAAGATGTGGCTCCATCACCTTCATCAACACCAAGGTCACCTGCTTCATCACCTAGGAAACAATCTCCAAGGAAACCAACTTCTACAAAAACACAAAGCCCAAAGAAAAATGT GAGAAATGTTCGAAGAACAGCGTCAATCACTGTGAATGGTCATTCTCAAAGTGATGATGAAGAAAGTAGTCCAGCAGAGGAAGAACCAGCACCAAGACGTACTCGTAGAAATGTGGCACTTGAAAAAGCTATAGAAACAGTTGGCAAGAAAAAGACCAGTAGTAAACAAGACAGTGGTCCACCTACA ACTAGAAGACAGACTCGGAAGAAAAGAGTTTGA
- the LOC144438453 gene encoding sister chromatid cohesion protein PDS5 homolog A-like isoform X2 produces MTRIQGHNVMYPPGVKEISPELSKDELIKRLKTLARFFQDMDQEEEKDQFDTLALYLAEDFFLTHASKDVRLLVACCLADIFRVFAPEAPYKTAEELKNIFQFLTKQLRGLDNTEGPFWKRYFYLLENLAMVKSYNICMELEDSNEIFTELFRTFFAIINDKHSPKVKNFMLDVMCPLIMENDSVAQDLLDSILMNLIDPYKRDNPQAYTLCKELIKRTATALEPFLQGFFNNMLILGRTSESEVSGHLYELIYELNMISNNVLLSVLPQLELKLKTNDETERLSVTRLLGRMFSDRESDLAVQNKPLWNCFLGRFNDVSVPIRVECTKYAQFFILHHHSLLPDIKERLKERLHDVDENVRHEAVSAIVAAAKTDITAVNDELLQSIKERTLDKRWKIRKEATLGLAHIYKKAMNNPDLAYSDVLRITWIRDKILHLYYQQGLEDRLLVERIFTMTLVPYNLETHDRMLKLYQLYAAIDEHSVKAVKEMLKHQHSVRTLVRELVFLIKEGNDDDDTLKIIGSKVIAIARCLPESSKAQDHMKKLSEILHGDSNIRNHLDTLVSPGCSCKKADQAVKQIMMKIGNPKQATPFYECVKTLLERIAPLMIDVPAVAALCKLVHDQIEGVGEDFDDVFSKDTVPYRGIKLLMALSGTYPGAFRSEGAYGHLISLLRKEDNFVTGLSLQIFTNAGKGIEDSHPQIASCLLPVLQSKAKTGTPREAKYAIQCVDAIISNKKRTIFDQIFEGLRKGLRPDARNIETALTSIGYLALLSSTQFMLPMKSLVAKFIVKEILMQDKGSPGRSKQLWCADEDVPQETCVKVKAMKFLVRWLLGLKSNEQGSGTSTIRLLTTMIRNEGDLMEKSKVSPAEKSRLRLAAGCALLKLAMEPCYADIITLDQFYVLALLINDECYQVRQRFAAKLQKGLLTLRLPLQYLSIFGLCAKDPIKDRKSFARKCLVKNISLRRDYLRQHSGASSRIMSILPEHVIPYVIHLLAHDPDLQSHKDVSALNDIKECLWFSLEPLMTKNDSYNFAKKVVETIKQSKDAMSPNDKEANKKLYAVCDMAYGLIMTKAGSFQINDHPTEPKLPSKLYTKMTKGHRNTTIYLPKALQFKVHQQMKKGETEKTEESPQKGKKKAGKDTPTPQEKKTAGKEEKEEQAEKKKDENKKKSTAASTSNIQPTKKGIKVKKDEKSQVLTPHKQERTLRSPSKEQNATRTSKRLRSPSKDDTVESKKLKLQNSAESTSKNVKLKTPQKETKNKLKDKDAKPSKINTSTPSKLDKKRKAEHSADNKAVESPAKKPKTSPRKTTRLSGKNNQQNKEDVAPSPSSTPRSPASSPRKQSPRKPTSTKTQSPKKNVRNVRRTASITVNGHSQSDDEESSPAEEEPAPRRTRRNVALEKAIETVGKKKTSSKQDSGPPTTRRQTRKKRV; encoded by the exons ATGACTCGTATTCAGGGTCACAATGTGATGTATCCACCAGGTGTTAAGGAGATCTCACCAGAGTTATCTAAAGATGAACTCATCAAAAGACTCAAG ACTCTTGCCAGGTTTTTCCAGGATATGGACCAGGAAGAAGAAAAAGATCAGTTTGACACGTTGGCGTTATACTTAGCAGAAGACTTCTTTTTGACTCATGCTAGTAAAGATGTACGTCTATTAGTGGCCTGCTGTCTGGCTGACATATTCAGGGTCTTTGCTCCAGAGGCACCTTATAAAACAGCTGAAGAACTGAAG AATATTTTCCAGTTCTTAACCAAGCAACTGAGAGGGCTGGACAACACGGAAGGGCCTTTTTGGAAACGCTATTTTTACTTGCTAGAGAACTTGGCTATGGTGAAGTCATACAACATATGCATGGAATTAGAAGATTCTAATGAGATCTTCACAGAGCTGTTTAGGACCTTCTTTGCCATCATAAA TGATAAACACAGCCCAAAAGTCAAGAATTTCATGCTAGATGTGATGTGTCCATTGATCATGGAGAATGATTCAGTGGCCCAGGACTTACTAGATTCTATCTTGATGAACTTAATAGACCCTTACAAG AGAGACAATCCTCAAGCCTATACTTTGTGCAAAGAACTGATCAAAAGAACTGCTACTGCACTGGAACCCTTCCTACAAGGA tttttcAACAACATGTTAATTCTTGGAAGGACTTCAGAGAGTGAGGTGTCAGGTCATCTCTATGAACTCATCTATGAACTCAACATGATATCCAACAATGTGTTGTTGTCTGTATTACCACAACTTGAACTCAAACTCAAG ACAAATGATGAGACTGAACGTTTATCTGTGACTCGGTTATTGGGAAGGATGTTTTCTGACAGAGAGTCTGACCTGGCTGTGCAGAATAAACCATTGTGGAATTGCTTCCTTGGCAG GTTTAATGATGTCAGCGTACCAATCCGAGTTGAATGTACCAAGTATGCCcagtttttcattttacatcaTCATTCATTACTCCCTGATATCAAAG aacGTCTAAAGGAACGTCTGCATGATGTGGATGAGAATGTTCGTCATGAAGCAGTCAGTGCTATCGTGGCAGCTGCCAAGACTGATATCACTGCAGTCAATGATGAACTTTTGCAGTCTATCAAAGAACGAACCCTGGACAAACGA TGGAAGATTCGCAAAGAAGCAACTCTTGGTTTGGCACATATTTACAAGAAAGCAATGAACAATCCAGACTTAGCTTACTCTGATGTGTTGAGAATAACATGGATCAGAGACAAGATACTTCACTTGTATTATCAGCAGGGACTGGAAGACAG GTTGTTGGTGGAAAGAATTTTTACGATGACACTGGTGCCATACAATCTGGAAACACACGATAGGATGTTGAAACTGTACCAGCTGTATGCAGCTATAGATGAACACTCTGTCAA GGCTGTGAAGGAAATGTTGAAACACCAACATAGTGTGAGGACTTTAGTACGAGAGCTAGTCTTTCTCATTAAGGAGGGCAACGATGATGACGATACCTTGAAAATAATCGGTTCAAAGGTCATTGCAATTGCAA GATGCCTTCCAGAGTCTTCAAAAGCCCAAGATCATATGAAGAAACTGAGTGAAATTTTGCATGGTGACAGTAACATTCGTAACCATCTGGACACTCTAGTGAGTCCTGGCTGCTCATGTAAAAAAGCGGACCAAGCTGTG AAACAAATCATGATGAAGATTGGTAACCCCAAGCAGGCCACGCCATTTTATGAATGTGTGAAGACTTTGTTGGAACGCATAGCTCCATTGATGATAGATGTACCAGCTGTAGCTGCTCTTTGTAAACTAGTCCATGATCAGATTGAAGGGGTAGGAGAAGATTTTGATGATGTGTTCAGCAAAGATACAGTACCTTACAGAGGAATTAAACTATTGATG GCACTGTCAGGTACGTACCCAGGTGCATTTAGATCGGAAGGAGCCTATGGTCATCTCATCAGTTTACTGAGGAAAGAAGACAATTTTGTGACTGGGCTGTCACTACAGATTTTTACAAATGCTGGTAAAGGTATTGAAGATTCACATCCACAGATTGCATC GTGTCTACTGCCAGTTCTGCAGAGTAAAGCCAAGACAGGCACTCCTAGAGAAGCCAAGTATGCAATTCAGTGTGTAGATGCcattatatcaaacaaaaagAGAACCATATTTGACCAGATATTTGAA GGTCTGCGAAAAGGATTAAGGCCAGATGCTAGAAATATAGAGACAGCGTTGACATCAATAGGATACCTTGCCTTGCTTAGTAGTACCCAATTCATGCTGCCCATGAAGAGTTTAGTTGCCAAGTTTATTGTTAAAGAAATCCTTATGCAAGATAAAGGCTCACCAGGCAGAAGTAAACAACTATGGTGTGCAGATGAAGATGTCCCACAAGAAACCTGTGTTAAA GTGAAAGCAATGAAATTCCTTGTTAGATGGTTACTTGGTTTGAAGAGCAATGAACAAGGTTCTGGTACATCAACAATTCGATTACTAACAACAATGATAAGAAATGAAGGTGATCTCATGGAGAAAAGTAAAGTCAG TCCTGCTGAGAAGTCTAGACTAAGACTTGCTGCTGGCTGTGCACTGTTAAAACTAGCTATGGAACCTTGCTATGCAGACATCATTACTTTGGATCAGTTCTATGTATTGGCATTGCTCATTAAT GATGAGTGTTACCAAGTGCGACAGAGATTTGCTGCTAAACTTCAGAAGGGTCTCCTCACTCTCAGGCTACCACTTCAGTACCTCAGTATCTTTGGATTGTGTGCAAAGGATCCCATCAAAGATAGGAAATCATTTGCTAGGAAATGTCTTGTCAAGAACATCAGCCTTAGACGAGATTATCTAAGACAACATTCTGGAGCTAGTA GTCGTATTATGTCCATTCTGCCAGAACATGTCATACCGTATGTAATTCATCTACTTGCCCATGATCCAGATCTCCAATCTCATAAAGATGTTAGTGCACTCAATGATATCAAAGA GTGTCTGTGGTTTAGTCTGGAACCATTGATGACAAAGAATGACAGCTATAACTTTGCTAAGAAGGTGGTTGAAACTATCAAACAAAGTAAAGATGCCATGTCTCCCAATGATAAAGAAGCAAATAAG AAACTGTATGCAGTGTGTGACATGGCCTATGGTCTTATTATGACCAAAGCTGGCTCTTTCCAAATCAATGACCATCCCACAGAACCAAAGTTGCCATCTAAACTGTACACTAAGATGACCAAAGGACATAGGAATACGACTATCTACCTACCTAAAGCATTACAGTTTAAAGTCCATCAACAGATGAAG AAAGGTGAAACAGAAAAAACTGAAGAATCACCACAGAAAGGAAAGAAGAAAGCAGGCAAAGATACACCCACACCACAAGAAAA GAAAACAGCAGGCAAAGAGGAGAAAGAGGAACAAGCGGAGAAGAAGAAAGatgaaaataagaaaaagaGTACTGCTGCAAGTACTTCAAATATACAACCAACAAAAAAGGGTATCAAAGtgaaaaaagatgaaaaaagcCAAGTTTTAACACCACATAAACAAGAAAGAACTTTAAGATCTCCAAGCAAGGAACAAAATGCTACACGTACTAGTAAAAGACTAAGATCACCCAGTAAAGATGACACGGTGGAAAGTAAAAAACTGAAATTACAAAACTCTGCAGAGAGCACAAGTAAGAATGTAAAACTTAAAACACCACAGAAAGAAACCAAGAATAAACTCAAAGATAAGGATGCCAAACCATCTAAAATAAACACCTCAACTCCATCAAAATTAGACAAAAAAAGGAAAGCAGAGCATTCAGCGGATAACAAAGCTGTGGAAAGTCCTGCCAAGAAGCCCAAAACCAGCCCAAGGAAAACAACCAG ACTTTCAGGTAAAAACAATCAACAGAACAAAGAAGATGTGGCTCCATCACCTTCATCAACACCAAGGTCACCTGCTTCATCACCTAGGAAACAATCTCCAAGGAAACCAACTTCTACAAAAACACAAAGCCCAAAGAAAAATGT GAGAAATGTTCGAAGAACAGCGTCAATCACTGTGAATGGTCATTCTCAAAGTGATGATGAAGAAAGTAGTCCAGCAGAGGAAGAACCAGCACCAAGACGTACTCGTAGAAATGTGGCACTTGAAAAAGCTATAGAAACAGTTGGCAAGAAAAAGACCAGTAGTAAACAAGACAGTGGTCCACCTACA ACTAGAAGACAGACTCGGAAGAAAAGAGTTTGA